The Episyrphus balteatus chromosome 4, idEpiBalt1.1, whole genome shotgun sequence genome includes a window with the following:
- the LOC129918523 gene encoding myrosinase 1-like — protein sequence MWSLVLFLVLGLFGSKISVEAANCTIQAKGNSKFPNDFTFGVATSAYQIEGGWNADGKGLSIWDEYTHNYPDRIKDRSNGDSSAESYRLFDLDLKALKDLGVNQYRFSIAWTRIFPIGHVHLKNQKGIDYYNSVIDKLLANGIEPIVTMYHWDMPVDLQKFGGFSNSQIVEHFSNYAEELFKLFGDRVKIWITLNEPHKICKEGYGLAESPPLIAASGVGDYICYTNLLKAHGATYRLYKEKFAKEQKGKVGISLDCRFYFSKTNNTDDIDRAMQYTLGLLAHPIFSKTGDFPAIVLKEIEKSSLEIEGRKKSRLPSLGEYWTNIIKGSADFMGVNYYTSRYVTPSTEPLGENPSMERDQNYQLDVDPNWPRANADWMYCVPEGLENLLKYIRDEYDNVEVKITENGWPDSGEINDDERINYFKSHIQAVLNAVNDGCNTTAYSAWSLIDNFEWNQGYTMKFGLFSVDMRSAKKERTPKKSALLYKKIIETKSVPDSV from the exons ATGTGGTCGTTAGTTCTGTTCCTCGTTCTTGGACTGTTTGGGTCTAAAATTTCTGTCGAAGCTGCTAATTGTACAATTCAAGCAAAAGGAAATTCGAAATTTCCAAATGATTTTACTTTTGGTGTTGCAACATCAGCTTATCAAATAGAAGGTGGTTGGAATGCAGATGGCAAAGGATTATCAATTTGGGATGAATACACACACAATTATCCTGATAGAATCAAGGATCGATCCAATGGTGATTCATCTGCAGAATCATATCGACTTTTTGATTTGGATTTAAAAGCATTAAAGGATCTTGGG gTAAACCAATATCGTTTTTCTATCGCTTGGACTCGAATCTTTCCAATTGGCCATGttcatttgaaaaatcaaaaaggaaTCGATTACTACAATAGTGTTATCGATAAACTTCTGGCAAATGGCATTGAACCAATTGTTACTATGTATCACTGGGATATGCCAGTTGATTTACAAAAGTTTGGTGGTTTTTCTAATTCTCAAATAGTTGAACATTTTTCGAACTACGCGGAGGAACTATTCAAATTATTCGGAGATAGG GTTAAAATATGGATAACATTAAATGAAccacataaaatttgtaaagaaGGTTATGGACTTGCCGAGTCACCACCTTTAATAGCGGCTTCTGGAGTTGGCGACTATATTTGCTATACAAATTTGCTTAAGGCACATGGTGCAACTTATCGTTTGTATAAAGAGAAATTTGCTAAAGAACAAAAAGGAAAAGTAGGTATTTCTTTGGATTGTAGATTTTACTTTTCGAAAACAAATAATACAGATGATATCGATCGTGCAATGCAATATACT ttgGGACTTTTAGCACATCCAATATTTAGTAAAACTGGTGATTTTCCTGCGATAGTTTTGAAAGAAATCGAAAAGAGCAGTTTAGAAAtagaaggaagaaaaaaatctcGACTTCCAAGTCTTGGTGAATATTGGACTAACATTATTAAAGGCTCTGCTGATTTTATGGGTGTTAACTATTACACCTCGAGATATGTAACACCTTCCACTGAACCTTTAGGTGAAAATCCATCAATGGAAAGAGATCAAAATTATCAGCTTGATGTTGATCCAAATTGGCCAAGAGCAAATGCAGACTGGATGTATTGTGTTCCGGAAGGATTGGAAAATcttttgaa ATATATTCGGGATGAGTATGACAATGTTGAGGTTAAGATCACAGAGAATGGATGGCCAGACTCTGGTGAAATAAATGATGATGAACGTATTAATTACTTTAAG AGTCACATTCAAGCTGTTTTGAACGCTGTCAATGATGGATGCAATACTACGGCATACTCTGCTTGGAGCTTGATTGATAATTTTGAATGGAATCAAGGATATAC AATgaaatttggtttattttctgttgatatGAGAAGTGCAAAGAAAGAACGCACACCCAAGAAATCGGCACTTTTGTACAAAAAGATCATTGAAACAAAATCAGTTCCTGATAGTGTTTGA